In the Gemmatimonadetes bacterium T265 genome, CTCCACGGGGAGCGACGGGCCGAGGAAGACGACGGCGGTCACCGCGACACTCCGGCGGACGGGTGAACGGGGCGCGGGCGGGCGGTCACGACGACCGCCCGCCCGGGTGGGCGGCGCAGAACGCGGCGGCGCGGCGGCCGGCGACGTAGTTGTGCGAGGTGTAGCCCTCGAGGCCGGGCGCGATCGCCTTGACCACCGGGATCCCGAACTCCTCGTGGCCGAGGTCGACGAGGATCACCTGCTCGACGCCGACGCCGCGCAGCCGGCCCACGAGGGTCGTCGCGTCAGCTTCAAAGCTCGCGCCCGCGCCGGACGGCCGGATCGCCCCCGGCGCGCCGTCCCGGTCGGAGCCCGGCGCCAGCAGCGCGGCGACGGCGGCCGGCGTGTCGTCGAACCGGGCCTGCCGCTCGTCACAGCGGAACACGTCGTCGCGCGACCCGGAGACGTAGACGGCCCGCGACTGCGCCGCCTCGGTGAGCGCGCGGATCAGCGCGACGTCGGGGTCGAGGTGCGCGCCCCACCCGCCGAAGACGCCGACGTTGCGGTCGCGCTCGTCGACGAGGTGGGCCATGTACACGGGCACGTCGGTGTCGACCGCGCAGTCGCGGGCGGTCGCGCGCAGGCCGACCGCGCGGAAGCGCGCGAGCAGGTCCTGCACGAGGGGAGACTCGACGGCGTCGAGCGCCACCAGCGGCGCGCGGTAGCCCGTGCGGAACTCGGCGAGCCGGTGGCAGGCGACGGCGTCGCGCTCGATCAGCTCGTAGAGGGCGGCGCACGCCGCCTCCAGGAGGTGGTTGCCGGAGGCGAGCCCGTTGCTGTCCTGCACGAACGAACGGGCGAGGGGTGGTCGCGGCGCGGGCGGGTCGACGAGCGCGACGCCGTGGTAGGGCACCCACGTGTCGCGTTGTGCGACGAGGTCCCAGCCGGCGAGCCACGCTTCGGGGCGGGTCGGGCGAAAGAGCGAGCGCCGCGCGAGCGGGAGGCAGTCGAGCGGGATCGTCGCGCCCGCCGACTCGAGCTCGCGGTACGTCGCGACGGTCGTCGGGAGGCGGACGTGTTCGGCGTGGTAGCACTCGAGCGCTTCCATCGCCGCCGAGACGGTCGCCGCGGCGCGGGTGAACCCCTTGCCGGCGGCGGTCGAGAGGCTGCGCGCGTTCGGCCTTACGGCGACGACGGTGGTCACGCCGACGCGGTCCAACCCGCTGACGTCCGCGAGGCGGGTGATGCCGGCCGCGGCGAAGTGCGGCCGGATGCGCGCGAACGTCTCCTCCGGCGCGCAGCAGCGGTGCGTGCCGTCCGTGAAGCGCTTGGCGGCGCGGTGTCCGACGCCCCGCACCCACAGCGGCGCGGCCGGCGCGGACGCGCGCGGGGCGGGGGCGGGCGGCGGGGAAGGCACGCGCGGGCCGTCGGGCGGAGTGCCGGGGTGGACGCCCCACGCGGGGTGCGCGTGGGGCGTCGCGCCCGGACGTTAGGCAACGGCGAGGAGCGTGACCGCCGTGATGAACGACAGCCAGGTCGTCGTCTGGCCGCCGGCGACGGCCTCGAGCTCGGCGTCCGAGAGCTCGCTGCTGCCGGTGTGCTCGGCGACGGCCGCCTGCGCGTCCTCCTTCGACACGTCCGAGTAGCCCGCCGCGTCGATGATCGCGCGGCGCTCCTCGGGGGACGCGGCGTTCTCGAGCGACTGACGGAAGGCGACGTCGTCGGTGATCTTCTGGAACAGCTCGTTGGCGCGGGGAGTAGCCATGGTCGTGGTCCTCGGGTGGTGGAGTGCGGCGGGTGCCGTTGGGGCGGGTGGTGTCCGCGCAGGGCCCTACGCGGTGCGGGACAAAGCAGGGGCAACGCACGTGCCCCGGCGTACGGTGGCGCGTAAGTGCTGACGGCGGCGCGAGATGCGGTGCCTAACGGGCATCCGCCGGCGCGGCCGCGCGCGCCGCCGGTCGAGCCCGAGCTCTATCGGGTAGAGCGCGCGGTCCGGCGCGGACGCCGCAGAATTGGTCGCGCACGGGTACTTCCGAACGGAACGGCCTTTGCCCCGGCAACGTCGCGCGCCGCGTCGCACGCGTCGCCGCCCGCCGCCGCGCCGCGTCCGCCGCGCGACCGCACCCCGCCACGGAGGTCCCCAATGGAAGTCCCCGTCCTGATCCCGACGCCGCTGCGCGCCTTCACCGGCGGCGCGCGCCGCGTCCCCGTCCGCGCGACGACCGTCGGCGAGGCCCTGGACCAACTCGCGCTCCGCTTCCCGCCGCTGCGCGCCCAGCTCTTCGCCGACGGCGGGCTGCGCGCGTTCGTGAACGTGTTCGTGAACGAC is a window encoding:
- a CDS encoding MoaD family protein, which produces MEVPVLIPTPLRAFTGGARRVPVRATTVGEALDQLALRFPPLRAQLFADGGLRAFVNVFVNDENARDLDGPATRLASGDVLDLIPSIAGG